Proteins encoded together in one Planctopirus ephydatiae window:
- a CDS encoding carboxypeptidase-like regulatory domain-containing protein, producing MNSPMIRLLMVGLLLTIAGCGSSNLPAGTTGTVRGTVTYNGKPVPEGSTVIFVREKDGLLASGVTDSSGDYRLRMRDGLKIVTGSYRVSVTPPVVEATLNQDEIMKLQQGGKLPVPAAVKEVPLKYRSPEGSKLVCDVKDGSNSFDIDMKD from the coding sequence ATGAACTCACCGATGATTCGCCTCCTGATGGTGGGCCTCCTCCTGACGATTGCTGGATGTGGAAGCAGCAATCTCCCCGCCGGAACAACCGGAACTGTTCGCGGCACTGTGACCTACAACGGGAAGCCCGTTCCCGAAGGCTCCACGGTGATTTTCGTACGCGAGAAGGACGGTTTGCTTGCCTCCGGGGTCACTGATTCCAGTGGTGATTACCGGCTGCGCATGCGCGACGGCTTGAAGATCGTTACCGGAAGTTATCGCGTTTCCGTGACTCCTCCAGTCGTGGAAGCGACACTAAATCAGGATGAGATTATGAAGCTGCAACAGGGTGGCAAACTCCCCGTTCCCGCAGCGGTCAAGGAAGTCCCGCTGAAATACCGCAGTCCGGAAGGCTCGAAACTTGTCTGTGATGTCAAAGATGGATCGAATAGCTTTGACATTGACATGAAGGACTGA
- a CDS encoding DUF1588 domain-containing protein has product MSSYRRINADPRGLQTNTDIQPQSALSTRTLSASVPGSVMGLIATLLCSSNLLFAQAEKTATPIVSDKKAFDETVSPFLSKYCADCHGEGSNESGVVLSGISFDLASGHDIELWNTVLRQLHLEEMPPTESEQPEQHERDAVMLWINAELKKSGNVSDLYTKLESPSFANYVNHEKLFSGEITAEPFSPARLWRTSPEVFENVKSKYGEGARDFRQPFPLEDKVGIKDYANLLFADSAVVSVLMSNAAFAADELIKHSPIASSDTRPSDDLLASAISEHFRKVVYREPLKEEISNYSELFRKTAKEGGNAEAMRLVLMAVMLHHESVYRVEIGLGKEDSHGRRMLSGTEMAFAIAYALTDRPPDEVLLQAAKEGQLNSSTDAQLQIARILQDDAIDKPRILRFFQEFFGYSQAHKVFKDEDRSGGFAYYGENYPAMYEKDADFFVMNILEKDQDVFRQLLTSDEYYIINRATFRNTVYDFYKKNQQQLDAGEYPEAKQKELLQRLNLKGWHELNVKYDLHNFNKEFDGSVAAIKQIVEEQYSWMDTKDEDILLHRMQALYAKYPMVYDLRDDEQDFLLPQPYKRPNRAGMLTHPAWLIAHSLNDSTDPIRRGKWVRERLLGGVIPDIPITVDASVPEDHTKTLRERLQKTESVECWRCHKKMNPLGYAFEIYDDFGRHRTEESLAKGDTKPVNARSELAGTGEQKLDGEYKDALELIHRLAESDNVRQCMIRHVFRYFMGRNETLNDSKTLISADRAYLESGGSFKALLTSILSSDSFLYRKTLEPTSR; this is encoded by the coding sequence ATGAGTTCCTATCGCAGAATCAACGCGGACCCACGAGGTTTGCAAACGAATACTGATATTCAGCCGCAATCTGCCCTGTCGACAAGAACATTGAGCGCGTCTGTTCCTGGTTCGGTGATGGGCTTGATCGCCACTTTGTTGTGTTCCTCGAACCTGCTTTTTGCTCAAGCCGAAAAGACAGCGACTCCCATTGTCTCAGACAAAAAGGCCTTCGACGAAACCGTCTCTCCATTCCTGAGTAAGTACTGTGCCGATTGTCACGGCGAGGGCAGCAATGAGTCAGGTGTCGTCTTGTCCGGCATCAGTTTTGATCTGGCATCCGGCCATGATATCGAGCTTTGGAATACGGTACTCCGGCAACTGCACTTGGAAGAGATGCCACCGACCGAGAGTGAACAACCCGAGCAGCACGAAAGAGATGCCGTGATGCTCTGGATCAATGCAGAATTGAAAAAATCCGGGAACGTTTCTGATCTCTATACGAAATTGGAAAGTCCGAGCTTCGCAAATTATGTGAACCACGAAAAGCTCTTCAGCGGCGAAATCACTGCGGAGCCTTTTTCACCGGCACGGTTGTGGAGAACCAGCCCTGAAGTTTTTGAGAATGTGAAATCCAAATACGGAGAGGGAGCCAGGGATTTCAGGCAGCCTTTTCCGTTGGAAGATAAAGTTGGTATCAAAGATTATGCCAACCTCCTGTTTGCGGATTCGGCGGTTGTAAGTGTATTGATGAGCAATGCGGCTTTTGCTGCAGATGAACTCATCAAGCATTCTCCCATCGCTTCGTCAGACACACGTCCCAGTGATGACTTGCTTGCTTCGGCCATCAGCGAACATTTCAGGAAGGTGGTCTATCGAGAGCCCCTGAAAGAAGAGATCAGCAACTACTCGGAGCTTTTCCGAAAGACAGCCAAAGAAGGCGGCAATGCCGAGGCCATGCGATTGGTCTTGATGGCGGTAATGTTGCACCATGAATCGGTCTACAGAGTTGAGATCGGTCTTGGCAAAGAAGATTCTCACGGACGTCGGATGTTGTCGGGTACTGAAATGGCATTTGCTATCGCCTATGCGCTGACAGATCGTCCGCCTGATGAGGTACTGCTTCAGGCGGCAAAAGAGGGGCAGTTGAACAGCAGCACGGATGCGCAGCTACAAATTGCACGCATCCTTCAGGATGACGCGATTGACAAACCAAGGATCCTGCGTTTCTTCCAGGAGTTCTTTGGCTACTCCCAGGCCCATAAGGTTTTTAAGGACGAAGATCGCTCGGGGGGATTCGCTTACTACGGCGAAAACTATCCCGCGATGTACGAGAAAGACGCGGATTTTTTCGTCATGAACATCCTGGAGAAAGATCAGGATGTTTTCAGGCAATTGCTGACGTCAGACGAGTACTACATCATCAACCGAGCGACATTTCGGAACACGGTCTACGATTTTTACAAGAAGAACCAACAGCAACTTGATGCAGGGGAATATCCGGAAGCCAAACAGAAAGAACTCCTGCAGAGACTGAACCTGAAGGGCTGGCATGAACTGAATGTGAAATACGACCTGCACAACTTCAACAAAGAATTCGATGGCAGTGTCGCTGCGATAAAGCAGATCGTTGAGGAACAATATAGTTGGATGGACACCAAAGACGAAGACATACTTCTGCATCGCATGCAGGCTCTGTATGCAAAGTATCCGATGGTTTACGACCTCAGGGATGATGAGCAGGATTTCTTGTTGCCACAGCCTTACAAGCGCCCGAACCGTGCCGGGATGTTGACTCATCCAGCCTGGCTGATCGCACATTCATTGAATGACAGCACGGACCCGATTCGGCGAGGAAAATGGGTGAGGGAGCGATTACTGGGAGGCGTGATACCGGACATTCCCATCACAGTGGATGCCTCTGTTCCGGAAGACCATACGAAAACGCTCAGAGAAAGGTTGCAAAAGACGGAGAGCGTTGAATGCTGGCGTTGTCACAAGAAGATGAATCCCCTGGGATATGCCTTCGAGATCTACGATGACTTCGGACGGCATCGAACGGAGGAAAGTCTGGCCAAAGGAGATACCAAGCCGGTCAATGCCAGAAGTGAACTGGCAGGCACGGGCGAGCAGAAATTGGATGGCGAATACAAGGATGCTCTGGAACTGATCCACAGACTGGCTGAATCAGATAACGTTCGTCAATGTATGATCCGGCATGTGTTTCGGTACTTTATGGGGCGAAACGAAACGCTTAACGATTCAAAAACGCTCATTTCCGCCGATCGGGCCTACCTTGAAAGTGGTGGCAGTTTTAAGGCACTCTTGACTTCCATACTTTCGTCTGACTCATTTCTTTATCGCAAAACACTTGAACCGACTTCAAGGTAG
- a CDS encoding sialate O-acetylesterase has protein sequence MTTPRFRKLFLILLAVVCGFSPKTASAQGKPLKVFILAGQSNMEGHAAISTFDYLGKDPLTAPILKEMRNPDGTPRVCDRVWMSYLTGPYDGSANGEGLGKLTAGFGARGDQPTRDGGKIGPEFTFGIYMEKELKEPILVIKTAWGGRSLNTEFRPPSAGPYKLPREIQEVWDKYPQGAHGVPKLEDRKKWQEEKDAASGVFYWMMVEHVKKVLADPKRVCPKYDEKAGYELAGFVWLQGFNDLVDGTTYPNGNYDEYSRLLSHFIRDVRKDLSAPKLPFVIGVLGVGGESENEAFRKAMATPADMPEFKGNVVAVATAPFWDHDIAAAEPKKGEYDNIVGTAHTLKADGTLNSEWKWENYWKPVGKPLPKERIWRFVTIDATEKKDKLEKYDARRFRDITLPAGMENWHMPDFDDSKWTEGKTPIGKGVWDHSGIKMDKFPSTWGKGEFLLMRTTFEVEDLNFDSCRIAVLARQGFHIYLNGQKIHTYIWWQDKPQYGSIVLDKEQAQYLKKGKNVLAIYANDQYSPETPEHYAALDAWIEGITKADQKKLDLALEEVLSPKDREALQGASNGGYHYFGSAKIFAQMGKAFAEANLKLLKANRE, from the coding sequence ATGACCACTCCGCGATTCAGAAAACTGTTTCTGATTTTGCTTGCCGTCGTCTGCGGCTTTTCACCTAAGACCGCGTCGGCGCAGGGAAAGCCGCTCAAGGTTTTCATCCTGGCGGGCCAGTCCAACATGGAGGGCCATGCCGCAATCAGCACATTTGACTATCTCGGCAAGGATCCACTGACGGCACCCATTCTCAAGGAGATGCGCAATCCAGATGGAACTCCACGAGTATGTGACAGGGTCTGGATGTCCTATTTGACCGGCCCTTATGATGGCAGTGCAAATGGCGAAGGCCTTGGGAAATTGACCGCCGGCTTTGGCGCACGTGGAGATCAACCCACCAGGGATGGCGGCAAGATCGGTCCCGAGTTCACCTTCGGAATCTATATGGAGAAGGAACTGAAGGAGCCCATTCTAGTTATCAAGACCGCCTGGGGCGGCAGATCACTCAACACCGAATTCCGTCCACCCAGTGCCGGACCATACAAGCTGCCCAGGGAGATTCAGGAAGTGTGGGATAAGTATCCCCAGGGCGCCCACGGGGTTCCCAAACTCGAAGACCGGAAAAAATGGCAGGAAGAGAAGGATGCCGCCTCGGGTGTGTTTTACTGGATGATGGTCGAACATGTGAAAAAGGTCTTGGCAGATCCCAAGCGGGTCTGTCCGAAATATGATGAGAAGGCCGGCTATGAACTGGCCGGTTTTGTCTGGCTCCAGGGCTTTAACGATTTGGTCGATGGTACGACCTACCCCAATGGGAACTATGATGAATACTCACGCTTGTTGTCACACTTCATTCGCGATGTTCGCAAAGACTTGTCGGCCCCGAAGTTGCCATTCGTGATCGGCGTGCTGGGAGTCGGCGGTGAGAGTGAAAATGAGGCATTCCGTAAGGCCATGGCCACACCGGCCGACATGCCCGAGTTCAAGGGCAATGTGGTGGCTGTCGCGACAGCTCCCTTCTGGGATCACGACATTGCCGCCGCAGAACCCAAGAAGGGCGAGTATGACAATATCGTCGGCACGGCGCACACCCTAAAAGCGGATGGAACTCTTAACAGCGAATGGAAATGGGAGAATTACTGGAAGCCAGTCGGAAAGCCTCTGCCAAAGGAACGGATCTGGCGTTTCGTTACGATTGATGCAACTGAGAAGAAGGACAAGTTGGAAAAATATGACGCCCGGCGATTCCGTGACATCACGCTGCCAGCTGGGATGGAGAATTGGCACATGCCCGACTTCGATGACAGCAAATGGACGGAGGGAAAAACGCCCATCGGAAAGGGCGTCTGGGACCACAGCGGAATTAAAATGGACAAGTTCCCCTCAACATGGGGAAAGGGGGAATTCCTGCTGATGCGAACAACTTTTGAAGTGGAAGACCTCAACTTCGATTCGTGTCGCATCGCGGTTTTGGCCAGACAAGGATTCCATATTTATTTGAACGGACAAAAAATACATACCTACATTTGGTGGCAAGACAAGCCGCAATACGGTTCCATCGTCCTCGATAAAGAGCAGGCTCAATATCTGAAGAAGGGGAAGAACGTCCTGGCGATCTATGCCAACGATCAATACTCACCAGAGACGCCTGAGCATTATGCAGCTCTCGATGCATGGATTGAGGGCATCACCAAAGCGGATCAGAAGAAGCTCGACCTCGCTTTGGAGGAAGTCCTTTCACCGAAAGACAGAGAAGCACTTCAGGGTGCATCCAACGGCGGCTACCACTACTTCGGAAGCGCCAAAATCTTTGCTCAAATGGGCAAGGCTTTTGCGGAAGCGAATCTCAAACTGCTTAAAGCAAACCGGGAATAG
- a CDS encoding DUF1552 domain-containing protein — protein MNQTRRNTLKNLSLAAGSFLLSPFLRQVELQAAGNLIAMPNRFVFIVKSSGIIPDGITPDAFKGKDSSSSLFSQDLTNVALPSSMHALEPFKDQLSIVQGLSGKMCRGGHSSWFGMMGVYMTGGEFDAGAVIRATADAELAKLNPAPFNHLGLAIRGKALSSDYGGTMYPGISAVGPGQELPFQGSPDIAYEQLFGSAVSASSGAEKRFKLQGNLLDFMVDDIRKVTKAIPSSEHGKMDAYLNAFEELQVRHSKLSSMKEQIAANAPGYSDKFTSTVEEVRQEAQFDLATAALIAGLTNVVTIRLDNVDMTYKKLGIDEHNHGIGHNEGTKSQTEYREIIQRHHSELLATMAGKLRAVPEGDGDMLDNTMIIFLSDSSDNHHGTGMEWPYLIVGGGGGKLKLPGRYLRYPKYGEKGCRTIGDWWTTLLNAFGNPIKYYGNEDLVLKQNGCSHAGPLEELLV, from the coding sequence ATGAACCAAACACGACGCAACACGCTCAAGAACCTATCACTGGCTGCGGGATCCTTCCTCTTGTCGCCTTTTCTGCGCCAGGTAGAACTCCAGGCCGCAGGGAATTTGATCGCGATGCCCAATCGTTTTGTGTTTATTGTGAAATCGAGCGGCATCATTCCCGATGGCATCACGCCTGATGCATTCAAAGGCAAAGATTCGAGCAGCAGTTTATTCAGTCAGGATCTGACAAACGTCGCTTTGCCGTCATCAATGCACGCTCTGGAGCCCTTTAAAGATCAACTTTCGATCGTGCAGGGGCTTTCAGGAAAAATGTGCCGTGGTGGTCACTCCAGCTGGTTTGGCATGATGGGTGTCTACATGACTGGCGGGGAATTCGATGCAGGCGCGGTGATTAGAGCCACCGCCGATGCAGAATTGGCCAAACTCAACCCAGCGCCGTTTAATCATTTAGGATTGGCGATCAGAGGGAAGGCGTTGAGCAGTGACTATGGTGGGACCATGTATCCTGGAATCAGCGCTGTCGGGCCGGGACAGGAACTTCCATTTCAGGGGTCTCCCGACATTGCCTACGAACAACTGTTTGGCTCTGCCGTTTCAGCCAGTAGCGGAGCTGAAAAGAGGTTCAAGCTGCAAGGGAATCTTCTTGATTTCATGGTGGATGATATCAGAAAGGTTACGAAGGCGATTCCCTCGTCGGAACATGGCAAGATGGACGCCTACCTCAACGCGTTTGAGGAGCTTCAGGTACGTCACAGCAAGTTGTCGAGTATGAAGGAACAGATCGCCGCCAACGCGCCGGGGTACTCTGACAAGTTCACTTCGACTGTTGAGGAGGTTCGTCAGGAAGCACAATTTGATTTGGCCACAGCGGCATTGATTGCAGGTCTCACGAACGTCGTCACCATTCGCCTAGATAACGTGGACATGACCTACAAAAAACTGGGTATCGACGAACACAACCATGGCATCGGGCACAACGAAGGTACTAAGAGCCAGACAGAATATCGTGAGATCATCCAACGACACCATTCAGAACTTCTGGCGACGATGGCCGGGAAATTGAGGGCGGTTCCTGAGGGCGATGGAGACATGCTGGACAACACCATGATTATCTTCCTCTCTGATTCGAGCGATAATCACCATGGAACCGGAATGGAGTGGCCTTATCTGATTGTTGGCGGAGGCGGCGGTAAGCTCAAGCTGCCGGGACGTTATCTGCGTTACCCGAAATATGGTGAAAAGGGCTGCCGAACCATCGGCGACTGGTGGACCACTTTGCTGAATGCCTTTGGCAACCCCATCAAGTATTATGGCAACGAGGATCTTGTGCTGAAACAAAATGGCTGCTCACATGCGGGACCACTTGAGGAGCTTCTGGTCTAG
- a CDS encoding homocysteine S-methyltransferase family protein: MNSKRLLLDGATGTELNRRGVDTGLPLWSANALTTDAGLSVLRQVHLDYLNAGADVITTNTFRTNRRALAAKNFSALELTLRAVATAKEAVAEFGRSTIVAGSLSTLEDCYRPELVPPADACLDEHSERIEHLVEGGVDVLLIETMNCIREAEVAARIAVATGLPTWVSFVCDVNGRILSGESLTYAAEILMPLGVSALGVNCMPAHTLAQPLRELRAVCGEEFPVMAYGNIGHVDEEQGWVNTDTTDPNGYLQNARTWPAQIIGACCGSTPEHIRKLKQGWKNSGA; the protein is encoded by the coding sequence GTGAACTCGAAACGTCTCTTGCTTGATGGGGCCACCGGCACCGAACTCAACCGCCGTGGCGTGGACACAGGCTTGCCTTTGTGGTCGGCCAATGCGCTGACCACGGACGCAGGGCTGAGTGTTCTTCGACAGGTTCATCTCGATTACCTGAATGCCGGCGCAGATGTTATCACGACCAATACCTTTCGCACCAACCGCCGGGCTCTGGCTGCCAAGAACTTCTCCGCCCTCGAGCTAACGTTGCGCGCGGTGGCGACGGCTAAAGAGGCAGTCGCGGAGTTCGGAAGATCCACGATCGTAGCCGGCTCACTCTCTACGCTTGAAGATTGCTATCGGCCAGAGCTTGTGCCTCCCGCCGACGCGTGCCTCGACGAGCATTCTGAGCGTATTGAGCATCTGGTGGAGGGTGGCGTTGACGTACTGCTCATCGAGACCATGAACTGCATCCGCGAAGCCGAGGTTGCCGCCAGGATCGCAGTGGCGACCGGCCTGCCAACGTGGGTCAGTTTTGTTTGTGATGTAAACGGTCGCATTCTCTCAGGTGAGTCACTGACTTATGCCGCCGAAATCCTCATGCCCCTCGGCGTCAGTGCACTCGGTGTGAATTGCATGCCGGCTCATACCCTTGCCCAGCCACTGAGGGAGTTACGTGCCGTCTGTGGGGAAGAATTCCCTGTAATGGCCTACGGCAACATCGGCCACGTGGATGAAGAACAAGGCTGGGTCAACACCGACACAACCGACCCCAATGGCTACCTGCAGAACGCCCGAACCTGGCCAGCACAAATCATCGGCGCCTGCTGCGGCTCCACTCCGGAACATATTCGCAAGCTGAAGCAGGGCTGGAAGAATTCAGGGGCTTGA
- a CDS encoding NHL repeat-containing protein, producing MSAAENALSRREFLATSAAASVAIVGAPAVITAQKTEKPLIVGEGDYKYEVQHDWPQLPKEYSWQTTHNVAVDKAGNLYVIHEGRAALKDHPSIFVFDSEGKFIRAFGSQFQGGGHGIEIRSEGNEEFLYVCAYQMKKTFAKMTLKGETVWQQYAPMMSGVYAAEEDTNPTGTWGRNRFMPTNFAFLDDGGFLLVDGYGAFYVHRYDNAGKWVSCFGGAGGGEGKFNTPHGVWVDNRAGRESSIVVCDRANHALQYFTMDGKYKETLKGYGLPANCETWKNLLLVPELHARVTLLNEKNEVVARLGDDVARVTGKDGGKIRGDAAQWQAGKFVHPHDACFAADGSIFVAEWVATGRISKLKRLA from the coding sequence ATGTCTGCTGCCGAGAATGCGCTCTCTCGTCGTGAATTCCTTGCCACATCTGCGGCAGCCAGCGTTGCCATCGTTGGTGCGCCGGCGGTCATCACCGCACAAAAGACCGAGAAACCGCTCATTGTCGGGGAAGGGGATTACAAGTACGAAGTCCAGCACGATTGGCCGCAGTTGCCGAAGGAGTATTCGTGGCAGACGACACACAACGTCGCGGTCGACAAAGCGGGCAATCTCTATGTCATCCATGAAGGCCGGGCGGCTCTTAAAGATCATCCGTCGATTTTCGTCTTCGACAGCGAAGGCAAATTCATCCGCGCTTTCGGCAGCCAGTTCCAGGGGGGCGGTCACGGGATTGAAATCCGCAGTGAAGGGAATGAAGAGTTTCTTTATGTCTGCGCCTATCAGATGAAGAAAACGTTCGCCAAGATGACTCTGAAGGGTGAGACCGTCTGGCAGCAGTACGCGCCGATGATGTCGGGCGTGTATGCCGCTGAAGAAGACACCAACCCGACCGGGACATGGGGTCGCAATCGGTTCATGCCAACGAACTTTGCGTTCCTCGACGATGGCGGATTTCTGCTCGTCGATGGTTACGGTGCGTTTTATGTGCACCGATACGACAACGCCGGCAAGTGGGTTTCGTGCTTCGGTGGCGCGGGGGGTGGCGAAGGGAAATTCAACACGCCGCACGGCGTCTGGGTCGACAACCGCGCCGGTCGCGAATCATCCATCGTGGTGTGCGACCGGGCCAATCATGCCCTGCAATACTTCACCATGGATGGGAAGTACAAGGAAACGCTCAAGGGTTACGGTCTCCCGGCCAACTGCGAGACATGGAAAAACCTGCTGCTCGTCCCCGAACTGCATGCCCGTGTGACGTTGCTCAACGAGAAGAATGAAGTCGTGGCACGGCTGGGTGACGACGTGGCACGCGTCACCGGCAAGGACGGCGGGAAAATCCGCGGCGATGCGGCCCAGTGGCAGGCCGGCAAGTTCGTCCATCCGCACGATGCGTGTTTCGCCGCCGATGGCAGCATCTTCGTCGCTGAATGGGTCGCCACCGGCCGGATTTCCAAGCTCAAGCGGCTGGCATAA
- a CDS encoding DUF1559 domain-containing protein, whose product MTDGPDRIRLFLDEDFSGFFSEKRMFIFSLVFPGLSLSCSMFPLFPSDQDYPMSLSRRHGFTLIELLVVIAIIAILIALLLPAVQQAREAARRTQCKNNFKQIGLSLHNYHDTFNGFPLGVTTGQPGGWGHSFWLGLLPYADQAPLFNSLTFNGAHVGYTGAGVGQSFNGPLVRGLVLPYLACPSSPIPDRKDTGAGIVTQISHYAGIAGAVDDAAGTVNGFFNTIPSLNSDNCCSCTAQGIHALGGSLLPNRSLNFRDMTDGTSNVAMVSEQSDFGKNASNQPVVITNNHGWMMGTDTTSQTGSSRRFNLTTVRYAPNAVKQVGAVGGLPGVCNNDGANNGIYSPHVGGVHVLLADGTVRFISDNIDLTNLKRLMTRSDGGTLSEF is encoded by the coding sequence GTGACCGATGGCCCTGATCGAATTCGCCTTTTTTTAGATGAGGATTTTTCAGGCTTTTTTTCAGAGAAAAGAATGTTTATATTTTCACTTGTGTTTCCGGGACTCTCATTGTCCTGTTCGATGTTTCCCTTGTTCCCCTCTGATCAGGACTACCCTATGAGTCTCTCTCGTCGTCACGGCTTCACGTTGATTGAACTCCTCGTGGTTATCGCTATTATCGCGATCCTGATCGCTCTGTTGCTTCCGGCGGTCCAGCAGGCCCGCGAGGCCGCTCGCCGTACCCAGTGCAAGAACAACTTCAAGCAGATCGGGCTGTCTCTTCACAACTATCACGATACCTTCAATGGCTTCCCGCTGGGTGTCACCACCGGCCAGCCGGGTGGTTGGGGTCATTCCTTCTGGCTTGGACTGCTTCCTTACGCGGATCAGGCTCCGCTCTTCAATTCGCTGACCTTCAATGGTGCGCACGTGGGCTACACAGGTGCCGGGGTAGGTCAAAGCTTCAACGGCCCGCTTGTCCGCGGGTTAGTGCTCCCCTATCTGGCGTGTCCATCGAGTCCCATACCGGACCGGAAAGACACTGGCGCTGGCATTGTGACTCAAATCTCTCACTATGCTGGGATTGCCGGAGCAGTCGATGATGCTGCTGGAACCGTCAACGGCTTTTTTAACACCATTCCATCGCTGAATAGCGATAACTGCTGTTCGTGTACAGCGCAAGGGATTCACGCCCTCGGTGGCTCCTTGCTACCAAACAGGTCACTGAACTTCAGGGACATGACCGATGGAACCAGTAATGTCGCAATGGTCAGCGAGCAATCGGATTTTGGCAAGAACGCCTCGAACCAGCCGGTGGTCATCACAAACAATCACGGCTGGATGATGGGAACTGACACCACGTCACAGACTGGTAGCAGCCGTCGTTTCAACCTGACCACAGTTCGTTATGCTCCGAACGCCGTCAAACAAGTCGGTGCGGTTGGCGGGCTGCCGGGCGTGTGCAATAACGACGGGGCCAACAACGGGATCTACTCGCCGCACGTTGGCGGGGTCCATGTGCTGCTGGCGGATGGTACGGTTCGCTTCATCAGTGATAACATCGACCTCACCAATCTGAAGCGGCTCATGACGCGTAGCGACGGTGGAACTCTGAGCGAATTCTAA
- a CDS encoding Gfo/Idh/MocA family protein produces MSKNQLSRRRLLTSSLSFAGAAVLSNRSGRASGFVSANDRPRVGAIGTGSRWCQRATGVDGPWGSAPDFRKYGDYVSVCDADATRRELAAGLAKEWTGSAPGVHADYRAILDDPNIDIVHISTPDHWHAKIAIEAMLAGKDVYCEKPMTVTISEGQQICDVCTRTGRIVQIGTQQRSEEQFIRAIALIRAGRLGKLKKATCSIGGAPESPQIPVAAPPSSLDWNLWQGPVSEKEFRYLAGNNGETKSWSRCHYEFRWWYEYSGGKLTDWGAHHVDIATWGLGKTETGPLTINAIMVRHPVEFKNGYPVDPSRYNTATQFLIRTTFDDGVEIEIRHDGDNGILFEGTEGRIFVNRGKLTGAPVEELKSNPLPNGAMEEVYKNRPLVDHFRNFFEAARDRKEPISDVFSHHRALSTCHLAGIAARLNRKITWDPRNEAIVGDEQAQGLIAREYRKGFEIANG; encoded by the coding sequence ATGTCGAAAAATCAACTTTCCCGTCGCCGGCTGCTTACGTCTTCGCTGAGCTTCGCTGGGGCAGCCGTTCTTTCGAACCGAAGCGGACGAGCGAGCGGTTTCGTGTCGGCCAACGACCGGCCCCGTGTCGGAGCGATTGGAACGGGCAGTCGTTGGTGCCAGAGAGCCACTGGCGTGGATGGCCCGTGGGGATCAGCCCCTGATTTTCGCAAATACGGCGACTACGTTTCTGTTTGCGATGCTGACGCGACTCGACGCGAACTGGCAGCGGGACTCGCGAAGGAATGGACTGGCAGCGCACCCGGAGTTCACGCCGACTACCGGGCGATACTTGACGACCCTAACATCGACATCGTCCACATTTCCACACCAGATCACTGGCATGCCAAGATTGCGATTGAAGCCATGCTGGCCGGAAAGGATGTCTACTGCGAAAAGCCGATGACGGTGACGATTTCGGAAGGGCAGCAGATTTGCGACGTGTGTACCAGGACAGGTCGGATTGTCCAGATTGGTACGCAGCAGCGCAGCGAAGAGCAATTCATCCGGGCCATTGCGTTGATTCGCGCTGGGCGACTGGGAAAGCTGAAGAAAGCCACATGCAGCATCGGCGGCGCTCCAGAAAGCCCGCAGATCCCGGTGGCCGCTCCTCCTTCATCGCTGGACTGGAACCTGTGGCAGGGGCCGGTTTCGGAGAAGGAGTTTCGATATCTGGCCGGCAACAATGGTGAGACAAAAAGCTGGTCGCGCTGCCACTATGAATTTCGCTGGTGGTACGAGTACTCAGGAGGAAAACTGACCGACTGGGGAGCCCACCATGTGGACATCGCCACATGGGGACTTGGAAAAACCGAAACGGGTCCTCTGACTATTAATGCGATTATGGTCCGGCACCCGGTCGAATTCAAGAATGGCTACCCGGTCGATCCGTCACGATACAACACGGCCACACAGTTTCTTATCCGGACGACGTTTGATGACGGAGTGGAAATAGAGATCCGCCATGACGGCGACAACGGCATTCTCTTTGAGGGCACCGAAGGCCGGATCTTTGTGAATCGGGGCAAGCTGACCGGAGCTCCGGTTGAAGAGCTCAAATCGAACCCGCTACCGAATGGAGCCATGGAGGAAGTCTACAAGAATCGCCCGCTGGTGGACCATTTCCGCAATTTCTTTGAAGCAGCGCGGGATCGGAAAGAACCCATTTCGGACGTGTTCAGTCACCATCGAGCACTTTCAACGTGCCACCTTGCCGGAATCGCGGCTCGGTTGAACCGCAAGATCAC